In Caulobacter soli, one genomic interval encodes:
- a CDS encoding ATP-binding protein: protein MIYAEAKALLTRMRSGQEPDALGGYDFQKLVFWAMVEQVLEFPDGCDLQEHPKGAIDIVVSERARPGPAFLPTEARLHYFECKHHSRPLELDTIAKTLVVGVRDQPLSLNLVSSTHLLPQAIDYAYALFSGDPQRQPMFRYPVFRHFVLGDLIADTWRGSTLVESRDVASPTAQVVWSISECRAFIEPVIYSSEEPPGTGIRLEAGILYRLSAVAATRRNDHLLDFAPAAAGCELTQVTRRSTATGLRFDALMRFAEPAIEANFGMFVILGGGGASLSAMPAVPLRVTTAGPGVQDDLRDEKTRTMVARLAGAATPRLLLVEGVAGVGKSYFCERLAANLRAFHGFDADRFTLEATGEASLLQRILVAIFTPPSARAHGGARIGAVLAEALVARAAGDDIVDASDAPETIIPILVRSLASLGDRLLILRDCHLVSEASAKWIWLLVTGLEDLGWGGIRLILESRADPAQDTPHWRTLRQRLAGHVKSMTVETLVPLGRAAFVEALTPRLRRADPPIVEALYRRTGGLPLLLTSHLAALTARNVVQTEDDGKLLIRASSAFLASSDLEISGQSILRKQLEQIDWRDTPRRLPDGLSTEAVVGLLGVLEQRAEPLLTDAIGLDAETIGQILAAMAAAGVVQVTSSGGWRFAHDLMRTAAVEAASASRDFRDLVGRLAEPASATPMLCEPLGDAAIAAGDTATARRLLNAAYEQAVLSEDFHGRLRITRKLATLYADEDPRGTADIETHLTILDALGWAEWTAGSLVEAREAYEAIATRSLALADWDIPLRESRYRASDGLRRSAGVSLEMADWSAFTTSVERFLDLGGSREGFTSLSNRLVQACARLDQPGASLDFARLSAPFVGQGAGENAAAVLLADTAHAYLDQAPFTALTMLEQAFDLAETPRQRAFARLDLLNAAFAAQGVFDESDAEALRREVLDKGYVTMRGRLDLLRACACLKSGDLTLARKLLDQADITVALYGQTYLEPALRNADLILALSKGDAAAVVAARQRAEAVATAWLEARTGIEKRIEGLLDAAARQAARFQAQAPSPIAFPHPAPARSGAFRSLVENLRLLKDGETATSVTQAAWQVDLAGLRLAAPPH from the coding sequence ATGATCTACGCCGAAGCCAAGGCATTGCTGACGCGAATGCGATCTGGCCAGGAACCCGACGCGCTCGGTGGGTACGATTTCCAGAAGTTGGTCTTCTGGGCCATGGTCGAGCAAGTCTTGGAGTTCCCGGATGGCTGCGACCTGCAGGAACACCCCAAGGGCGCGATCGACATCGTGGTCTCCGAACGTGCTCGTCCTGGCCCAGCCTTCCTCCCCACCGAGGCGCGTCTGCACTATTTCGAGTGTAAGCATCACAGCCGGCCGCTGGAGCTGGATACGATCGCCAAGACCCTGGTGGTCGGCGTTCGCGATCAGCCCCTATCGCTGAACCTGGTGTCATCGACCCACCTGCTGCCTCAGGCGATCGACTACGCCTACGCACTGTTCAGTGGCGACCCGCAGCGTCAGCCGATGTTTCGCTATCCGGTCTTTCGGCATTTCGTGCTTGGAGATTTGATCGCCGACACGTGGCGCGGATCAACGCTTGTCGAATCGCGGGACGTCGCCAGCCCGACCGCCCAGGTCGTCTGGTCGATCTCCGAATGCCGCGCATTCATCGAACCGGTGATCTATTCGTCAGAGGAGCCGCCCGGGACGGGCATCCGGCTGGAAGCCGGTATCTTGTATCGACTCTCCGCCGTCGCGGCGACAAGGCGCAACGACCATTTGCTCGACTTCGCACCGGCCGCCGCCGGCTGCGAGCTCACCCAGGTCACGCGGCGCTCGACGGCCACCGGCCTGCGGTTTGACGCCCTCATGCGGTTTGCCGAACCCGCGATCGAGGCCAACTTCGGCATGTTCGTCATTCTGGGTGGAGGCGGCGCTTCGCTGTCGGCCATGCCCGCCGTTCCGCTAAGGGTCACCACGGCTGGTCCGGGCGTCCAAGACGATCTCCGCGATGAGAAAACCCGGACCATGGTCGCGCGGCTCGCGGGGGCCGCGACGCCACGATTGCTTCTGGTCGAAGGCGTCGCCGGCGTTGGAAAGTCATATTTCTGCGAACGACTGGCCGCCAATCTGCGGGCCTTCCACGGCTTCGACGCCGACCGCTTCACCCTTGAGGCGACCGGGGAGGCCAGTCTGCTGCAGAGGATCCTGGTCGCTATTTTCACGCCGCCCAGCGCACGCGCGCATGGCGGGGCCCGCATTGGCGCGGTGTTGGCGGAAGCGCTGGTGGCCCGCGCGGCGGGCGATGACATCGTCGACGCCTCGGACGCGCCCGAGACGATCATCCCGATTCTGGTGCGCAGCCTGGCGTCTCTGGGCGACCGTCTGCTGATCCTGCGCGACTGCCATCTCGTTTCCGAGGCTTCCGCCAAATGGATCTGGCTATTGGTCACGGGCCTGGAGGATCTTGGCTGGGGCGGCATCCGCCTGATTTTGGAAAGCCGCGCCGACCCCGCTCAGGACACTCCGCATTGGCGAACGCTCCGTCAGCGCCTGGCCGGTCACGTAAAGTCCATGACCGTTGAAACGCTCGTCCCGTTGGGAAGGGCCGCGTTCGTCGAGGCGCTGACGCCTCGCCTGCGACGCGCCGATCCGCCGATCGTTGAAGCGCTCTACCGTAGGACCGGCGGCCTGCCCTTGTTGCTGACCAGCCATCTGGCGGCCCTGACCGCGCGCAACGTCGTCCAGACCGAGGACGACGGCAAACTGCTCATTCGGGCGTCAAGCGCGTTCCTGGCCTCAAGCGACCTGGAGATTTCCGGCCAGTCGATCCTGCGGAAACAACTCGAGCAAATCGACTGGCGGGATACGCCGCGGCGCCTGCCCGATGGTCTTTCCACCGAGGCGGTCGTCGGCCTCTTGGGTGTCCTGGAGCAACGCGCCGAGCCATTGCTCACCGACGCGATCGGCCTGGACGCCGAAACGATTGGCCAGATCCTGGCCGCGATGGCGGCGGCCGGCGTCGTCCAGGTCACGTCCTCAGGGGGGTGGCGCTTCGCGCATGATCTTATGCGGACGGCGGCGGTGGAGGCGGCCTCGGCCTCGCGCGATTTTCGGGATCTCGTTGGTCGCTTGGCCGAGCCGGCGTCGGCGACACCGATGCTGTGTGAACCCTTGGGCGACGCGGCCATCGCCGCCGGCGACACAGCGACAGCGCGACGCCTGCTGAACGCGGCCTATGAGCAGGCCGTGCTCTCCGAGGATTTTCACGGACGGCTACGGATCACCCGCAAACTGGCGACGCTCTACGCCGATGAAGACCCTCGGGGAACGGCGGATATCGAAACCCACCTGACGATCCTGGACGCCTTGGGTTGGGCTGAGTGGACGGCTGGATCCCTGGTCGAGGCGCGCGAGGCCTATGAGGCGATCGCCACCCGGTCCCTGGCGTTGGCGGACTGGGATATTCCGCTCCGCGAAAGCCGCTATCGAGCGAGTGACGGTTTGCGCAGGTCCGCTGGCGTCAGCTTGGAGATGGCGGACTGGTCGGCCTTCACCACCTCAGTCGAACGCTTCCTGGACCTGGGCGGCTCGCGAGAAGGCTTTACGTCGCTATCGAACCGGCTGGTCCAGGCTTGCGCGCGTCTGGATCAACCCGGCGCGAGCCTGGATTTCGCGCGCCTCTCCGCGCCGTTCGTTGGGCAGGGCGCCGGTGAGAACGCCGCCGCCGTCCTGCTCGCCGACACCGCCCATGCCTATCTGGATCAGGCGCCGTTCACGGCGTTGACCATGCTGGAGCAGGCGTTTGATCTGGCGGAAACCCCGCGCCAGCGCGCGTTCGCCCGGCTCGATTTGCTCAATGCCGCCTTCGCCGCCCAAGGCGTTTTCGATGAAAGTGATGCCGAAGCGCTACGCCGGGAGGTCCTCGACAAAGGCTATGTGACCATGCGCGGCAGGCTGGACCTGCTGCGAGCCTGCGCCTGTCTGAAGAGCGGCGACCTGACGCTGGCGCGAAAGCTCTTGGACCAAGCCGACATAACCGTGGCGCTATATGGCCAGACCTATCTTGAGCCAGCCTTGCGCAACGCCGATCTGATCTTGGCCCTGTCGAAGGGAGACGCCGCGGCGGTCGTTGCGGCTCGCCAGCGGGCCGAGGCGGTCGCGACCGCATGGCTGGAGGCGCGCACCGGGATTGAGAAGCGCATCGAAGGACTGCTCGACGCGGCCGCGCGCCAGGCGGCGCGCTTCCAGGCGCAGGCCCCAAGTCCGATAGCGTTCCCCCACCCCGCGCCAGCTCGTAGCGGCGCCTTCAGGAGTCTCGTGGAGAACCTGCGTCTCCTGAAGGATGGTGAAACCGCAACGTCGGTCACCCAAGCGGCCTGGCAAGTCGACCTCGCTGGCCTGCGATTAGCTGCGCCACCCCACTGA